Genomic window (Electrophorus electricus isolate fEleEle1 chromosome 25, fEleEle1.pri, whole genome shotgun sequence):
atACGATGCTTATGGAGAGGAGGGATTGAAAGAGGGCCATCATGGCTCCCACGGGGATATATTCTCCAGGTAAGTCACATTTCTTTAAGGATATGTAAATGCGTACTCCAAACAGGGGAaaattgttaatttttaatgaaaactgaACATTCTGAGTCAAATATGTAATATCTAAACATTTATTGCAAATTTAATATCTTAGAATtgaatggggtttttttttgggggggggggggggggggggggggggggggggggtaaccgaatctgtgtgtttgcatatgcacATTTATATTGGACATATTTTTTCATACATGTCCTTCCAAATTTCTCCTGATTTTCAATTAGTTTTCTAATTTGTTTAAATTGTCTTTATCATAGTTGAAGACTATTTTGCTGTGTTTCACTTATTTTCCTAAACCGTTTAGTCTGGTATTCACTTCATAGCAAATTATTTCTTAGATTGTTTATCTGCCAGATTTGATGCGCACAAATGTTGccataatttttatgtttatgaattCTACAAGTACTCACTATTAAAGTGTCAGATTAGCCTAGGTGCTACTACCAACCTGTCACTGTAAACGAAACTGTACATGTGACTTATCCAGCTTGTAGCTTCTAACTTGACAgtcatttctttcctttgtgtgtgtgtgtgtgtgtgtgtgtgtgtgtgtgtgtgtgtttgttttgtttgttttttttgcagtttctttGGGGACTTTGGGTTTATGTTTGGTGGAAACAGACAGCAACAGGACCGCAACATTCCAAGGGGAAACGACATTGTGCTGGATCTTGAGGTGACGCTGGAAGAAGTTTATTCTGGAAATTTTGTAGAGGTAAGATTTCCCCCAGGATAATAGCTGGAAGTAGTAGTAACTGGATTTCGCTTGACACAGGACACGTAGCTGGGTGTTGAATCCACTTGAAAGTATTATAGCATGGAACCTAAACTGCATTGCTTTGCCAGTCCTCACCTGTGAGGGTGGAACTCTGGTCTGGAGTTCCTTCTTCACCACAGCCTTTCTCCTCATATGTTCACTTCTTTCTCACTACGAAGGTGGTGCGAAACAAGCCCGTCGCTAAGGAGGCTCCGGGCAAAAGGAAATGCAACTGCCGCCAGGAAATGCGAACCACGCAGCTCGGGCCAGGCCGCTTCCAGATGACGCAGGAAGTAGTCTGCGACGAATGCCCCAACATTAAGTAAGTACCGTCGCCGTCCTCTGGAGGGTCGATGCTCTGACTCTGTTTGAGATGGGACATGTACACGCTGACCCTACTGCCACTATCTGTAGGTTGGTGAATGAAGAGAGGACACTAGAGGTGGAGATAGAGCAGGGGGTAAGAGATGAGATGGAGTACCCCTTTATTGGCGAAGGTATTGCGCAACTGCACCGAGGCTCAGTAAGGCTTCAGTGATATAATTCATTGTTGGGGGGAGTCTATAGAATACAAgcagcgtgcgtgcgtgcgtgcgcgtgcgtgcgtgcgtgcgtgcgtgcgtgcgtgcgtgcgtgcgtgcgtgcgtgtgtgtgtgtgtgtgtgtgtgtgtgtgtgtaggtgaaccTCATATCGACGGAGAGCCTGGAGATCTTCGGTTCCGTATCAAAGTCTTAAAGTAAGGAACTTGTTTAATTGTTTTGCATCATTTGTCTCTTTCTGGCTATGGATGCCAAACATTCTACAGACATATTTACAAAGTCTGTACAGTTATCCAGTAAACATCTGATTGGTAAATAGTAATGATTAGTAGTGCCTCTTTAAATGAAGTTCTGTGGCTGTTTTTTCTAGATGAAAGGCAGTGACTGTAGACATATTCTTATGGGGCGCTTTTTCACCTGTTACTGTCTAGACCCTTTCTTAAAATCTTTTAGCATCTAGTATCATCCCATCTTCTCCAATAATGGATTGGTTTTGGTGGAGCTGCCTGAGGTTGGGGATGTCTGAGTGTCTCTGctcatgctgtgtgttttgtacttcaGACACCCACTGTTTGAGCGCAGAGGTGATGACCTGTACACCAATGTGACCATCACTCTGGTCGAGGCCCTGGTTGGCTTTGAAATGTACATCACACATTTGGATGGCCACAAGGTGAGTGACATCAATGCCACTTGCCCATACCCTTTTACCTCCGGACATCTAGGAACTATGGAGGGTGCCAAAATGGATCGTCATCTAAACGCTGTGGATTGTGTTGTTCCAGGTTCATATTGTTAGGGATAAAATTACCAGGCCTGGAGCTCGGATCTGGAAGAAAGGGGAAGGACTTCCCAACTTCGACAACAACAATATTCGTGGATCCCTTATTGTCACGTTTGATGTGGACTTCCCTAAAGATCAGCTCAGTGACCAGCAGAAAGATGGTATGGGCACAGAGGCTTTATATGAAGCAGTTTATAGGTCTTAATGTGTGCAAGTtgtatatgttaaaaaaaaaaaactgatgtgGTAATGGTTGAATTTGTTTGTGCAATTGTACAAAACATCCTAAACTcacttttctgtgtttttgtgtgtacaggTATCAGGCAACTTTTGAAACAGGCTCCATCTCAGAAGGTTTATAATGGCTTACAGGGATACTGACACACCAGCCAGCAAAATCAGGACTGATTACCCTGTCCCGTTTTGTACACAGTACACAAACGTGTGCCGTCTGTCAAGCACAGAGAAACAAGCATTtggggtttatttattttttcttagcCTGTACTCAGgatgtgtgggtttttatttttcatttgggattttttttttttttatctgtttttcttGAAGTGTGGTTATGGAAAGCAgcaatttaaattttattaaatgttttcatgttcatctttttttttttttttttcagtttttgattAACATTTTTCCAGGCATTTCTGATTTAAGGGTTTTTCAGTTAGTTTGAATAGACAGTTAATATCTTTTCCGTCGGTCACCCACTACCCAGTCATGGAGCAACACTCTACAGCAGGCAAAATTGCCACAAAGGAAGATGGAGACTATATGAAAATGCCTGCCTTGCCACTGAACTACTCTATTCATATTATTTCAGAAAGACTTtacatgaatgtatgtttatttttaccttttcattcattaatattccttagtgttttcctttttttggtcaTGCCTGTTGCGTTTTCAtcctgccctctctccctcgttgGACTTGTCCTCATGA
Coding sequences:
- the dnajb11 gene encoding dnaJ homolog subfamily B member 11, producing the protein MALGGMKLSSICCLLLYLIATVLAGRDFYKILGVSKSASIKDIKKAYRKLALQLHPDRNPDDPNAQDKFADLGAAYEVLSDEEKRKQYDAYGEEGLKEGHHGSHGDIFSSFFGDFGFMFGGNRQQQDRNIPRGNDIVLDLEVTLEEVYSGNFVEVVRNKPVAKEAPGKRKCNCRQEMRTTQLGPGRFQMTQEVVCDECPNIKLVNEERTLEVEIEQGVRDEMEYPFIGEGEPHIDGEPGDLRFRIKVLKHPLFERRGDDLYTNVTITLVEALVGFEMYITHLDGHKVHIVRDKITRPGARIWKKGEGLPNFDNNNIRGSLIVTFDVDFPKDQLSDQQKDGIRQLLKQAPSQKVYNGLQGY